A window of the Dunckerocampus dactyliophorus isolate RoL2022-P2 chromosome 19, RoL_Ddac_1.1, whole genome shotgun sequence genome harbors these coding sequences:
- the LOC129172668 gene encoding uncharacterized protein LOC129172668, with protein sequence MVVWVSSGAWLLLLLATAAYCHPFMQGPRSFPSSQASKPKFTPELSVSGAKPRASYNGPNQPARGALPPSGNPWQAPGGPAPSSSLDSAVSHPSDGTNPSGSFAVNAPMVSGSYAHGGHEASSFPSEPFPGPPLPPFHPNYQPGELFRMDKTFERGHDERETKSKGGPQLHPLPPRPLPLDTAAPSGPGFPFPPFQYGFLPYPFDYNFLTGQYPKGTLSHFSTSFEQGRNYNHDVQYEKSDGDDDDDDDPSKNDDYNDPADPIKDDDDDYDAQNLVQPGRFNRWEVSNFRRDPNTYHRQGQVGQPRRSRLTRVRH encoded by the exons ATGGTTGTTTGGGTCTCCTCAGG GGCTTGGCTCCTCCTTCTGCTAGCTACTGCTGCTTACTGCCACCCGTTTATGCAAG GTCCCAGGTCCTTCCCTAGCAGTCAAGCTTCAAAGCCCAAGTTCACGCCTGAGTTGTCTGTTTCTGGAGCGAAGCCTAGAGCTTCGTACAATGGACCTAATCAGCCAGCACGTGGAGCTCTTCCGCCTTCTG GCAATCCTTGGCAAGCTCCAGGTGGTCCTGCACCCTCCAGTTCTCTTGACTCTGCCGTCTCGCACCCTTCAGACGGCACCAACCCGTCAGGCTCGTTTGCCGTAAACGCTCCCATGGTCTCTGGTTCTTATGCACATGGCGGTCACGAGGCTTCAAGCTTTCCAAGTGAGCCATTTCCTGGACCCCCACTTCCACCATTCCACCCCAATTATCAGCCTGGAGAGCTGTTCCGCATGGACAAAACGTTTGAGCGCGGCCACGATGAGCGGGAGACTAAAAGTAAAGGTGGCCCTCAACTGCATCCTCTTCCTCCGCGGCCTCTTCCTTTGGACACGGCAGCTCCAAGTGGACCGGGGTTCCCCTTCCCACCTTTCCAATATGGTTTTCTCCCCTATCCTTTTGACTACAACTTCCTGACTGGCCAGTATCCCAAAGGTACGCTGTCACACTTCAGCACCAGCTTTGAGCAAGGCAGGAACTACAACCACGACGTCCAGTATGAAAAGTCtgacggtgatgatgatgacgacgacgacCCTAGCAAGAACGATGATTACAACGACCCTGCAGACCCTATCaaggacgacgacgacgattatGATGCTCAGAACCTGGTGCAGCCTGGACGATTCAATCGTTGGGAGGTTTCAAACTTTAGACGTGATCCGAATACTTACCATCGCCAAGGTCAAGTCGGTCAACCTCGGCGGTCTAGACTGACTCGG GTTAGGCACTAA